The following coding sequences are from one Nonlabens arenilitoris window:
- a CDS encoding Crp/Fnr family transcriptional regulator yields the protein MELPKFLHELTQDENTPSLEYAQEVFNLLEVKKVRKKETILYLGDTATKIYFVKKGILKCSIMDDSGNLHTTRFVAENDAVTSMVSYIEQKPSNIQIDCVEDAEVLCFKYEDFQYMSKLYPGLATAFHRIMLRRYHGLLDEKARMISRDATSRYLKFIELYPAIVERLPLKEIASFLGIRQQSLSRLRSKIDE from the coding sequence ATGGAATTACCAAAGTTCCTTCACGAATTAACACAGGATGAAAACACTCCTAGCCTAGAATATGCGCAGGAAGTTTTTAATCTTTTGGAGGTCAAGAAAGTACGGAAAAAAGAAACTATTCTCTATTTAGGAGACACAGCAACTAAAATTTACTTTGTAAAAAAAGGGATTTTAAAGTGCAGTATCATGGATGATAGCGGCAACTTACACACGACTAGATTTGTTGCAGAAAATGACGCTGTTACCTCTATGGTAAGTTATATAGAACAAAAACCTTCTAATATACAAATTGACTGTGTGGAAGATGCTGAGGTATTGTGCTTTAAATATGAAGATTTCCAATACATGAGCAAGCTTTATCCTGGACTAGCTACTGCCTTTCATAGAATTATGTTGCGCAGGTATCATGGTTTACTAGATGAAAAAGCTAGAATGATAAGTAGAGATGCCACCAGTAGATATTTAAAGTTTATAGAGCTATATCCAGCAATAGTAGAAAGACTACCTCTTAAAGAGATTGCATCATTCTTAGGGATTAGACAACAATCCTTAAGTAGATTGCGCAGTAAAATTGACGAGTAA
- a CDS encoding uroporphyrinogen-III synthase, with translation MNINKRILSTKKLTTAQSELLLATGLSMVHFDVLEIKKIDYDATGLHCEHIIVTSSNALEAISSLQISDHDFYVVGEKTASHLIEKGYFIKEQAENAAQLAQIIIEKYSHLKFVYFCGAHRRDELPQALLSTQISFIEVKVYDSIAVEKSFDCIFDAVMFFSPRGVHAFAKANPQNFRLAICIGETTAAAARIYTQNVKVAHKTTVENTIVTAVKALQND, from the coding sequence TTGAATATTAATAAACGCATTCTTTCAACTAAAAAGCTCACTACTGCACAATCAGAGTTGTTACTTGCTACTGGATTGTCGATGGTGCATTTTGATGTGCTTGAGATAAAAAAGATTGACTATGATGCCACTGGACTGCATTGTGAACATATTATCGTCACCAGTTCAAATGCATTAGAAGCTATAAGTTCGTTACAAATATCTGATCATGATTTCTATGTAGTAGGTGAGAAGACAGCATCTCATTTAATTGAGAAAGGTTATTTCATTAAAGAGCAAGCAGAAAATGCAGCACAGCTAGCCCAGATTATTATAGAAAAATATTCTCACTTAAAATTTGTCTACTTCTGTGGTGCACATCGTCGTGATGAGCTGCCACAGGCACTTTTATCGACACAAATAAGTTTTATAGAGGTAAAAGTGTATGATTCTATCGCGGTAGAAAAGTCATTTGATTGTATTTTTGATGCTGTAATGTTCTTCAGTCCTCGTGGTGTTCACGCTTTCGCGAAAGCGAACCCTCAAAATTTCCGTCTAGCCATATGTATAGGGGAAACGACAGCCGCAGCTGCAAGAATATATACCCAAAATGTGAAAGTGGCACATAAAACCACAGTAGAAAACACCATAGTCACCGCTGTAAAAGCATTACAAAATGATTAA
- the hemE gene encoding uroporphyrinogen decarboxylase, with amino-acid sequence MIKNDLFLRALKGETVDRPPVWMMRQAGRYLPDFMKLKEKYDFFTRCQTPELATEITVMPIKQIGTDAAILFSDILVIPQAMNIEVEMKNGVGPWLPNPIRTAADLNRVVVPDVADSLNYVMQAIDLTKQELNDEVPLIGFAGSPWTILCYCVQGQGSKNFDKAKEFCFTQPEAAHELLQRITDTTIAYLKLKVQHGVNAVQVFDSWGGMLSPVDYQEFSWKYIQQIVDALKPHTEVIVFGKGCWFALSDMAKSGAAALGVDWTCSARNARYLTGGNITLQGNFDPSRLFSPPATIKKMVKQMIDEFGKDKFVANLGHGILPNIPVPNAQAFVDAVKEY; translated from the coding sequence ATGATTAAAAACGATTTATTTTTAAGAGCACTTAAAGGAGAAACTGTAGATAGACCACCGGTATGGATGATGCGTCAAGCTGGTAGATATCTTCCAGATTTTATGAAGCTTAAAGAGAAGTATGACTTCTTTACACGTTGCCAGACTCCAGAGCTAGCTACTGAAATAACCGTAATGCCTATCAAGCAAATAGGTACTGACGCTGCTATTCTTTTCTCAGATATTTTAGTGATACCACAAGCTATGAATATCGAGGTGGAAATGAAAAATGGTGTAGGACCATGGTTACCCAATCCTATAAGAACTGCAGCTGATTTAAATAGAGTAGTGGTACCAGATGTAGCAGACTCATTAAATTATGTAATGCAGGCTATTGATTTAACTAAACAGGAACTGAATGATGAGGTGCCACTGATAGGTTTTGCCGGTTCTCCATGGACTATATTATGTTATTGTGTGCAAGGTCAAGGAAGTAAGAACTTTGATAAGGCCAAAGAGTTTTGCTTTACGCAACCAGAGGCTGCTCACGAATTATTACAACGCATTACAGATACTACCATAGCATACTTGAAATTAAAAGTACAACATGGCGTAAATGCAGTGCAGGTGTTTGACTCATGGGGTGGAATGCTTTCTCCAGTAGATTATCAAGAATTTTCTTGGAAATATATACAGCAAATCGTGGATGCCTTAAAACCACATACTGAAGTAATCGTTTTTGGTAAAGGATGTTGGTTTGCGCTTAGTGACATGGCAAAAAGTGGTGCTGCAGCGCTAGGTGTAGACTGGACCTGTAGCGCGCGTAATGCTCGTTACCTAACAGGTGGAAACATCACCCTTCAAGGGAATTTTGATCCATCTAGATTATTCTCGCCTCCAGCGACTATAAAAAAGATGGTTAAACAGATGATAGACGAATTTGGTAAAGATAAATTTGTGGCTAATTTAGGTCATGGTATTTTACCTAATATACCTGTGCCTAATGCACAAGCATTTGTAGATGCAGTAAAAGAATACTAG
- a CDS encoding OmpA family protein codes for MGKLKYPLGILLTIIIGMLLNMLWCCNCWGNDNAIDNDKTAPVVIEQTEQIKNVGTTATAVNYLMLKDQEGNLIEEATNHLNFNISDYKHLEPIEADVVKSYEKIKTYLDKHPNQKFNITGLYSSEEKNNSAFTNLGEARANDVKNYLSSLGYDTTHMGIDGKLSDQLVTTNGVVYGPVNYYLSDFPSGKSAALLESELDNLAADIRANPLVLHFATGASTINLSIEQREKISKMVHYLDARPQSSLISVGHTDNTGSRATNTTISAKRAEFAKSYLVKNGINSSRIESSGKGPDEPIATNDTVEGKEQNRRVVVTLK; via the coding sequence ATGGGAAAACTTAAATATCCTTTAGGGATACTGCTTACCATAATTATAGGTATGCTACTTAACATGCTATGGTGCTGTAATTGCTGGGGCAATGACAATGCTATAGACAATGATAAAACCGCACCTGTAGTCATCGAGCAAACGGAACAGATCAAAAACGTAGGTACTACAGCAACCGCTGTTAACTATTTAATGCTTAAAGATCAGGAAGGAAATCTAATAGAAGAAGCAACCAACCACCTCAACTTTAATATTAGTGATTATAAACATTTAGAACCTATCGAGGCTGATGTTGTTAAGAGCTATGAAAAAATCAAAACCTACCTTGATAAACATCCCAATCAAAAGTTTAATATCACTGGACTTTACAGTTCTGAAGAGAAAAACAACTCTGCTTTCACAAACTTAGGAGAAGCAAGAGCAAATGATGTAAAAAATTATCTTTCCTCATTAGGGTATGACACAACCCATATGGGAATTGACGGCAAACTATCTGATCAATTGGTCACAACAAATGGAGTAGTTTACGGACCTGTTAATTATTATTTGAGTGACTTCCCTAGCGGTAAGAGCGCAGCCTTACTAGAAAGTGAATTAGATAATCTTGCCGCCGATATTAGAGCAAACCCTTTAGTACTTCATTTTGCAACCGGTGCTTCAACGATAAACTTATCCATAGAGCAGCGCGAGAAAATATCAAAAATGGTCCACTATCTAGATGCAAGACCTCAATCCAGTTTAATATCTGTAGGTCACACTGATAATACTGGGTCGAGAGCAACCAATACAACCATAAGCGCAAAAAGAGCAGAATTTGCTAAATCTTATTTAGTCAAGAATGGAATTAATTCTTCTCGCATAGAGTCTAGTGGTAAAGGACCTGATGAACCTATTGCTACAAATGATACAGTAGAAGGAAAAGAACAAAATAGACGTGTAGTCGTAACTTTAAAATAA
- a CDS encoding nicotinic acid mononucleotide adenyltransferase → MRTFYKILGSLLIAVTIASCETEVVIGDGFDNRPTLNEILSNQELWYVDLNNTQGNPDIPFMTKAFTVSFDFGTLYANNNLVGVGSAGAGLGLDVGSYQILNNQVSILHDIDGLHDFTVVVLNYNRIKMIDMHRGTVYYLDGYNRNNFDYDQLFYDNIQYFLQEYKAWEKVYTSNVGALNNFDQENYLQFTPGFNGDEFKSSTDRTGLNYSSLFWDYTGEYWIKDEVPGSINKHLTMDYDFIGNDFFDLYVINDNTIELYHSASGTTYEFKGRGYIQLKNTAGKSRLIDASRVIEKEK, encoded by the coding sequence ATGAGAACATTTTACAAAATTTTAGGAAGCCTGTTGATTGCGGTGACTATCGCAAGTTGTGAAACAGAAGTGGTGATAGGAGATGGTTTTGATAATCGCCCTACACTTAATGAAATCTTGAGTAATCAAGAATTATGGTATGTTGATTTAAATAATACACAAGGAAACCCAGATATACCTTTTATGACCAAAGCTTTTACAGTGAGTTTTGATTTTGGAACGTTATATGCTAATAATAATCTTGTAGGAGTAGGTAGTGCTGGTGCTGGTCTAGGCCTAGATGTAGGTAGTTATCAGATATTGAATAATCAGGTTTCTATTTTACATGATATTGATGGGTTACATGATTTTACTGTGGTGGTTTTAAATTATAACAGAATAAAAATGATTGATATGCATCGTGGAACGGTTTATTATCTAGACGGTTATAATCGTAACAATTTTGATTATGATCAATTGTTTTATGATAATATTCAATATTTCTTACAAGAATACAAGGCATGGGAAAAGGTGTATACTAGTAATGTAGGTGCGCTTAATAATTTTGATCAAGAGAATTATTTACAATTCACTCCAGGTTTTAATGGAGATGAGTTTAAAAGTTCTACAGATCGTACAGGTCTTAATTATAGTAGTTTGTTTTGGGATTATACAGGAGAATATTGGATAAAAGATGAGGTTCCTGGATCAATTAACAAGCATTTAACTATGGATTATGATTTTATAGGCAATGATTTTTTCGATCTTTACGTTATTAATGATAACACGATTGAATTGTATCATTCGGCATCTGGAACTACTTATGAATTTAAAGGTAGAGGATACATTCAATTAAAAAATACTGCTGGTAAATCTAGATTAATTGATGCTAGTAGAGTAATTGAAAAAGAAAAGTAA
- the nadD gene encoding nicotinate (nicotinamide) nucleotide adenylyltransferase gives MKKNNIGLYFGTFNPVHIGHLAIANYLIENSDLDEIWMVVTPHNPHKKKSTLLDDYQRLHMVYIATEDYIKIKASNAEFSLPQPNYTVNTLAHLTEKYPNYNFTLIMGEDNLKSLHKWKNYQVILEDYQIIVYPRISQGDIPEDLLHHKSVTKIDAPIMEISSTMIRNGIKEGKDLRYFMHHKVQEYIEEMNFYK, from the coding sequence ATGAAGAAGAATAACATTGGGCTTTATTTTGGCACTTTTAATCCAGTCCATATAGGTCATCTTGCCATCGCAAATTACCTTATAGAAAATAGCGACCTCGATGAAATATGGATGGTAGTTACACCACATAATCCACATAAAAAGAAATCAACACTTCTAGACGACTATCAGCGTTTACACATGGTCTATATTGCTACCGAGGATTATATAAAAATTAAAGCTAGTAATGCAGAGTTTAGTCTACCACAGCCTAATTATACCGTAAATACACTAGCACACTTAACTGAAAAATATCCCAATTATAACTTTACATTAATTATGGGAGAAGACAATTTAAAAAGTCTTCATAAGTGGAAAAATTATCAAGTCATATTAGAAGACTACCAGATCATAGTATATCCTCGTATTTCACAAGGCGATATCCCAGAAGATTTACTCCATCATAAAAGTGTAACAAAGATAGACGCTCCTATAATGGAAATCTCTTCAACGATGATACGTAATGGAATTAAAGAAGGGAAAGACTTGCGATACTTTATGCATCACAAAGTGCAAGAATATATTGAAGAAATGAATTTTTATAAATAG
- a CDS encoding DNA helicase PriA yields the protein MDSTNTSSQTSERKKSCVNCGAELTYEPGTDLITCDYCGHQESINQSEQLFKELELHKYLQEMGAQSHSMEISMLHCKNCGANQHVEESYKSLHCVYCTMPLIIEDSYQEDWIVPGAVLPFQLDQKKAHLVFKKWVDGLWWAPNNLQRATINPEFTKGLYVPYWTFDAQLVADYEGQRGDYYYVTKTVGSGKNKRTVQERRTSWSPTEGTINGFVDDTLVKATKQRGSQIPREVSNWNLDGLKNFDTKYLAGYVTEKYTIPLKDGHLEASKEAEKIAQNWIRRDIGGDTQRISAMDMRLSEETFKHILLPVYISSYNFNGTKYNFLLTVRQVLSMGNDRIRFGKYSWQFWQRLSPLCLLQWWHNMLVSSLSRKRRKKA from the coding sequence TTGGATTCAACAAATACATCCTCGCAAACATCAGAGCGTAAAAAATCATGTGTTAATTGTGGTGCTGAGCTTACTTATGAGCCTGGTACAGATTTAATTACATGTGACTATTGTGGACATCAAGAATCTATTAATCAAAGTGAACAACTTTTCAAAGAACTCGAACTGCATAAATATTTACAAGAAATGGGTGCGCAATCGCACTCTATGGAGATATCAATGCTACACTGTAAGAATTGTGGAGCAAACCAGCACGTAGAAGAAAGTTATAAGTCATTGCATTGTGTGTATTGCACGATGCCTTTAATTATTGAAGATAGTTATCAAGAGGACTGGATCGTACCAGGTGCCGTTTTACCATTTCAACTTGATCAAAAAAAGGCGCATTTAGTTTTTAAAAAATGGGTCGACGGGTTGTGGTGGGCTCCTAATAACTTGCAACGTGCTACAATCAATCCAGAGTTTACTAAAGGATTATATGTGCCATATTGGACTTTTGATGCACAACTAGTTGCAGATTATGAAGGCCAACGCGGTGATTATTATTATGTCACTAAAACAGTAGGTTCAGGTAAAAATAAACGTACTGTTCAAGAACGTAGAACCAGCTGGTCACCAACTGAGGGAACCATAAACGGATTTGTAGACGACACACTTGTAAAAGCTACAAAACAACGTGGTAGTCAAATACCTCGTGAAGTAAGCAATTGGAATCTAGATGGATTGAAAAACTTTGACACTAAATATCTAGCAGGCTATGTAACTGAAAAATATACTATACCACTTAAAGATGGCCATTTAGAAGCAAGTAAAGAGGCAGAAAAGATTGCTCAAAACTGGATACGTCGTGATATAGGTGGAGATACACAGCGTATTAGTGCCATGGATATGCGATTGTCTGAAGAAACTTTTAAGCATATCTTACTTCCGGTTTACATTAGTTCCTATAATTTTAATGGCACTAAATATAATTTTTTGTTAACGGTCAGACAGGTGCTATCTATGGGAAACGACCGTATTCGTTTTGGAAAATATTCTTGGCAATTCTGGCAGCGATTATCACCATTGTGCTTATTACAATGGTGGCACAATATGCTGGTTAGCTCGCTTTCGCGAAAGCGTAGAAAAAAAGCCTAG
- a CDS encoding YicC family protein, producing the protein MILSMTGYGKSVTQLAQKKITVEIRTLNSKNLDLNMRLSNAYKEIELPLRQLAASELSRGKIDFAIHVEKTGIDSTTQLNTQVLESYIQQLKTVQGINLNDTVDDSRLLQIASKFPDVFATQIEEVSQEEFDVIEKTAIEALKAVNQYRLDEGKGLKDEFILRINNINKLLDQIKEVDETRLADIRTRLEKAVSDLKEKVDGNRFEQELIFYLEKYDITEEKVRLKNHLDYFVETLDNELSQGKKLGFISQEIGREINTIGSKANHATMQQLVVQMKDELEKVKEQMLNVL; encoded by the coding sequence ATGATACTGTCCATGACTGGATACGGTAAAAGTGTTACCCAACTCGCCCAGAAAAAAATCACTGTAGAAATAAGAACACTTAATAGTAAAAACCTAGATCTTAATATGCGTTTATCAAACGCCTATAAAGAAATAGAATTACCATTACGTCAACTTGCTGCAAGTGAGTTATCTCGTGGTAAAATAGATTTTGCTATTCACGTAGAAAAAACTGGCATTGACAGCACCACTCAACTTAATACACAGGTATTAGAGTCATATATACAGCAATTAAAAACAGTTCAAGGGATAAATCTTAATGATACCGTAGATGATAGCCGTTTATTACAAATCGCGTCAAAGTTTCCAGATGTATTTGCGACCCAGATTGAAGAGGTCTCGCAAGAAGAATTTGATGTAATTGAAAAAACAGCTATTGAAGCTCTTAAAGCGGTCAATCAATATAGGCTTGATGAGGGAAAAGGCTTAAAAGATGAGTTTATTTTAAGAATAAATAACATCAATAAACTTTTAGATCAAATAAAAGAAGTAGATGAGACTCGTCTAGCAGACATACGTACTCGATTAGAAAAAGCAGTTAGTGATCTTAAAGAAAAGGTCGACGGTAACCGTTTTGAACAAGAACTAATCTTTTATCTAGAAAAATACGATATCACTGAAGAGAAAGTGCGCCTTAAAAATCATTTAGATTATTTTGTAGAAACACTAGATAATGAGCTTTCTCAAGGTAAAAAGCTAGGCTTTATAAGTCAAGAGATAGGTCGTGAAATCAACACTATAGGAAGTAAAGCAAATCATGCCACTATGCAACAACTTGTGGTACAAATGAAAGATGAGCTAGAGAAAGTAAAAGAACAAATGTTGAACGTATTGTAA
- the gmk gene encoding guanylate kinase, whose product MTAQPKLIVFSAPSGAGKTTLVRHLLKIEDLNLAFSISAASREAREGEIDGVHYYFLGIPEFKNRIRANDFIEFEEVYKDQFYGTLKSEVERLWAQGKNVIFDIDVVGGLRLKSKFPDRCISIFVKPPSINELQKRLKNRKTESEEKIAMRVAKASTEMATAPQFDVIIKNDDLELAKQQAEDIVRNFIHKKVGPYEEE is encoded by the coding sequence ATGACTGCACAACCTAAACTTATCGTCTTCAGTGCACCATCTGGTGCTGGAAAAACCACATTAGTAAGACATCTTTTAAAAATTGAAGATCTGAATTTAGCCTTTTCTATTTCAGCAGCGTCTAGAGAAGCTCGCGAAGGAGAAATTGATGGTGTACACTATTATTTTTTAGGGATACCTGAATTTAAAAATAGAATTAGAGCAAATGACTTTATCGAATTTGAAGAGGTATACAAAGATCAATTTTACGGCACTTTAAAAAGTGAAGTAGAACGTCTATGGGCACAAGGTAAAAACGTCATTTTTGATATTGATGTTGTAGGTGGTTTGCGTTTAAAAAGCAAATTTCCAGATCGCTGTATCTCTATATTCGTAAAACCACCATCGATAAATGAACTTCAAAAAAGACTTAAAAATCGCAAGACAGAGTCTGAAGAAAAAATAGCGATGCGTGTTGCAAAAGCAAGTACAGAAATGGCTACTGCACCACAATTTGATGTCATTATTAAAAATGATGATCTTGAACTAGCAAAGCAACAGGCAGAGGATATCGTAAGAAATTTTATCCATAAAAAGGTAGGACCTTATGAAGAAGAATAA
- a CDS encoding NAD(P)H-dependent glycerol-3-phosphate dehydrogenase: MENNKKFAVIGGGSWATAIVKMLCENLDQVGWYMRSVYAIEHIKRNDHNPSYLSSVEFDVNQLKLSNDINEIVAEADVCIFAIPSAFLYTELENLTVDLKGKIIFSAIKGIVPETGLIVGEHFNEHYNIPFEDIGVLTGPCHAEEVALERLSYLTIACADEEKANFVASKLSSDYINCKTTDDIIGTEYAAVLKNIYAIAAGIAHGLGYGDNFQSVLMSNSIREMKRFIKKVHKMKRNINDSAYLGDLLVTGYSVFSRNRLFGNMLGKGYTVRSAQLEMSMIAEGYYATNSAYKINSEKGARTPILDAVYSILYENKNPKKVFKKLADKLD, translated from the coding sequence ATGGAGAATAACAAAAAATTTGCGGTAATAGGCGGCGGAAGCTGGGCTACAGCCATCGTAAAAATGCTTTGTGAAAACCTAGATCAAGTAGGATGGTATATGCGCAGTGTATATGCTATAGAACACATTAAACGTAACGATCATAATCCTAGCTATTTAAGCTCAGTAGAATTTGATGTCAATCAATTGAAGTTATCAAACGACATCAACGAAATCGTTGCAGAAGCAGATGTATGCATATTTGCTATTCCTAGTGCATTTTTATATACAGAACTAGAAAACTTAACAGTTGATTTAAAAGGTAAAATCATCTTTAGTGCCATTAAAGGAATTGTTCCAGAGACTGGACTTATTGTAGGTGAGCATTTTAATGAACACTATAACATCCCTTTTGAAGATATAGGTGTATTAACAGGTCCATGTCATGCAGAGGAAGTTGCCCTTGAACGCCTTTCCTATTTAACCATCGCCTGTGCAGATGAAGAGAAGGCAAACTTTGTTGCCTCAAAGTTAAGCAGTGATTATATCAACTGTAAAACAACAGATGACATCATAGGTACTGAATATGCAGCGGTACTTAAAAATATATATGCGATAGCGGCAGGTATTGCTCACGGACTAGGTTATGGAGATAATTTCCAAAGCGTATTGATGAGTAATTCTATTAGAGAAATGAAGCGTTTCATCAAGAAAGTTCACAAAATGAAACGTAATATTAATGATAGTGCTTACTTAGGCGATTTACTGGTTACGGGATATTCTGTTTTTTCTAGAAATAGATTATTCGGTAATATGTTAGGTAAAGGATATACGGTAAGAAGTGCACAGCTAGAAATGAGTATGATTGCCGAAGGTTATTATGCAACAAATAGTGCCTATAAAATCAACAGTGAAAAAGGAGCTCGCACTCCTATCCTAGATGCCGTCTATAGCATCTTATATGAAAATAAAAATCCTAAAAAGGTATTTAAAAAACTGGCTGATAAGCTGGACTAA
- the amaB gene encoding L-piperidine-6-carboxylate dehydrogenase, producing the protein MSNIASSFGMDEALKQLGIKDVNHGTSTGSDNYGSGPEIASYSPVDGQLIGKVTTTTQADYDKVMEKAQAAFISFRAMPAPQRGEIVRQFGNKLRDLKEPLGKLVSYEMGKSLQEGYGEVQEMIDICDFAVGLSRQLNGQVIPSERPGHVMREQWHPIGVVGIISAFNFPVAVWAWNTALAWICGDVCVWKASEKAPLCSVACQNIIADILKENDLPEGISCIINGDYKVGEMMTTDSRIPLISATGSTRMGRIVGATVAQRFGKSLLELGGNNAIIITPTADLKVVVPGAVFGAVGTCGQRCTSTRRLIIHESVYDKVRDAIVGAYGQLTIGNPLDEKNHIGPLIDKDAVNTYLSAIEKAKAEGGNVLVDGGVLEGEGYESGCYVKPAIIEAENHFEIVQHETFAPILYLMKYSGEVENAIEKQNGVAQGLSSAIMTNEMKEAEKFLSFAGSDCGIANVNIGTSGAEIGGAFGGEKETGGGRESGSDAWKVYMRRQTNTVNYSDQLPLAQGIKFDL; encoded by the coding sequence ATGTCAAATATTGCAAGTAGCTTCGGTATGGATGAGGCTCTCAAACAACTAGGTATTAAAGATGTAAACCATGGAACTTCTACGGGAAGTGACAACTACGGTAGTGGACCAGAGATTGCATCCTATTCACCTGTAGATGGTCAGTTAATAGGTAAAGTTACCACGACTACTCAAGCAGACTATGATAAGGTTATGGAAAAAGCTCAAGCGGCTTTCATTTCTTTCAGAGCTATGCCTGCGCCACAACGTGGAGAAATAGTACGACAATTTGGTAATAAACTAAGAGACCTTAAAGAACCTCTAGGGAAGCTAGTGTCTTATGAAATGGGTAAATCATTACAAGAAGGTTATGGTGAGGTTCAGGAGATGATCGACATCTGTGATTTTGCAGTAGGTTTATCTAGACAACTTAACGGTCAGGTTATCCCTTCAGAAAGACCTGGACACGTGATGAGAGAACAATGGCATCCTATAGGTGTGGTGGGAATTATTTCGGCATTTAATTTTCCAGTTGCCGTATGGGCATGGAATACCGCTCTTGCATGGATTTGTGGAGATGTATGTGTATGGAAAGCTAGTGAAAAAGCACCTTTGTGTTCGGTAGCTTGTCAAAACATCATTGCAGATATCTTAAAAGAGAACGATTTACCTGAAGGTATCTCATGTATCATTAATGGAGATTATAAAGTAGGTGAAATGATGACTACAGATTCTAGAATTCCTCTAATCTCTGCTACAGGATCAACTAGAATGGGAAGAATTGTAGGAGCAACTGTTGCTCAACGTTTTGGAAAATCTTTACTAGAATTGGGTGGTAATAATGCTATTATCATCACACCTACCGCAGATTTAAAAGTGGTAGTTCCAGGTGCCGTATTTGGTGCTGTAGGAACTTGTGGACAGCGTTGTACATCAACTAGAAGACTGATTATTCACGAATCTGTATATGATAAAGTACGCGATGCAATCGTAGGTGCATACGGTCAGTTAACTATAGGTAATCCATTAGATGAAAAGAACCACATAGGACCTTTAATTGATAAAGATGCTGTCAATACGTATCTAAGCGCTATTGAAAAGGCAAAAGCTGAAGGCGGAAACGTATTAGTAGATGGTGGCGTTCTAGAAGGTGAAGGATATGAAAGCGGTTGTTATGTAAAACCTGCGATCATTGAAGCAGAGAATCATTTTGAAATCGTACAGCACGAGACTTTTGCTCCTATCTTATATCTAATGAAGTATAGCGGCGAGGTAGAGAACGCTATCGAGAAACAAAATGGCGTAGCACAAGGATTATCAAGTGCTATTATGACCAATGAAATGAAAGAAGCTGAGAAGTTCTTATCCTTTGCAGGATCTGATTGTGGAATTGCAAACGTAAACATAGGAACTAGTGGTGCTGAGATAGGTGGAGCCTTTGGTGGAGAAAAAGAAACTGGTGGTGGACGCGAGTCTGGTAGTGACGCCTGGAAAGTGTATATGAGAAGACAGACTAATACGGTCAACTACTCAGATCAGTTACCACTAGCACAAGGAATTAAATTTGATTTGTAA